A part of Deinococcus aerius genomic DNA contains:
- a CDS encoding VOC family protein has protein sequence MTSAPPVLPASTHVGPVTLLARDLPRLSAFYAGVLGLAPLFEGEDRVTLGAHGTPLLHLLSRPDLPAPAVGRPGLYHTAFLLPTRADLGRWLTHAASLGLRLGTGDHLVSEAIYLNDPEGNGVEVYRDRPRGEWTWENGQVRMDTLPVDVQAVLAEAGGIPFEGAPVGTTIGHVHLKVGGAAEAARFYSDALGLDVVSHFPGAAFLSWGGYHHHLGLNEWHSRGQGRPAFPAAGLGGTEFITPELEPLRAHLAARDLFVQDSGDALSFDDPWGNRVTVRAGD, from the coding sequence ATGACCTCCGCGCCCCCCGTCCTGCCCGCGTCCACCCACGTCGGCCCGGTCACGCTCCTCGCCCGCGACCTGCCGCGCCTGTCCGCGTTCTATGCCGGGGTGCTGGGCCTCGCACCCCTCTTTGAGGGAGAAGACCGCGTCACCCTGGGGGCGCACGGCACGCCATTGCTCCACCTGCTGTCCCGCCCAGACCTTCCCGCGCCCGCCGTCGGTCGCCCCGGCCTCTACCACACGGCCTTCCTGCTGCCGACCCGCGCCGATCTGGGGCGCTGGCTCACGCACGCGGCCTCGCTCGGCCTGCGGCTGGGGACGGGCGACCACCTCGTCAGCGAGGCGATCTACCTGAACGACCCCGAGGGCAACGGCGTCGAGGTCTACCGCGACCGCCCCCGCGGCGAGTGGACCTGGGAAAACGGCCAGGTGAGGATGGACACCCTGCCGGTGGATGTGCAGGCTGTTCTGGCGGAGGCGGGGGGCATCCCCTTTGAGGGCGCCCCCGTTGGAACCACCATCGGCCACGTTCACCTGAAAGTGGGGGGCGCCGCCGAGGCTGCCCGCTTCTACTCGGACGCGCTCGGGCTGGACGTGGTGTCGCACTTTCCGGGCGCAGCGTTCCTATCCTGGGGCGGCTACCACCACCACCTGGGGCTGAACGAGTGGCACTCGCGCGGGCAGGGGCGACCCGCGTTTCCTGCGGCAGGGCTGGGCGGCACCGAGTTCATCACGCCGGAGCTGGAGCCGCTGCGGGCGCACCTCGCCGCCCGCGACCTGTTCGTGCAGGACAGCGGTGACGCCCTCTCCTTCGATGATCCCTGGGGGAACCGGGTGACCGTCCGGGCGGGGGACTGA
- a CDS encoding serine hydrolase, with product MRAHLLSTLILGLLSTALAQSGEMRTQEGALTRLLGAGQPRAEWFAPEFLAQVPLATITAQLAGIRQAYGAFVRLDTLEGRPLAVYERGTLLITVASVDAQGRLTGFGAVPGPAPQGTTQAPTQAERDTILQTLTRVFQPGTVDPALFAPEFLAAVPETQLREQFSAIRAQFGAFVRVDLTGDVPRVIYERGALNVTSLRVDAQGRVTALTITPEVTFTSLEEARAAFAALPGQVSLLVREVGTGRTLAALNPSRPLAVGSTFKLAILGELQAQVGRGERNWTDEVTLTDADRSLPSGTLQDAPAGSRYTLRDLAARMIRDSDNTATDLLLRVVGRPGVEARLGQTAMPNTREAFALKNPANLDLLRAYRSAGLDREARRRVLAQAATAPLPNAALFAQGPVARDVEWFVSTERLCALMADVAALPETTLNPGVASPADFARVSYKGGSEGGVLNLTTQLTNKAGKTYCVSATWNDARLLNDDGFIALYGGVLRLLR from the coding sequence ATGCGCGCCCATCTGCTCAGCACCCTGATCCTCGGCCTGCTGTCCACCGCCCTGGCCCAGAGTGGGGAGATGCGGACCCAGGAGGGGGCCCTCACCCGCCTGCTGGGGGCCGGGCAGCCCCGGGCGGAGTGGTTCGCGCCGGAATTCCTTGCCCAGGTGCCTTTGGCGACCATCACCGCGCAACTCGCCGGCATCCGTCAGGCGTACGGCGCCTTCGTGCGGCTGGACACGCTGGAGGGGCGCCCGCTCGCCGTGTACGAGCGCGGCACCCTGCTGATCACGGTGGCCTCGGTCGATGCCCAGGGACGGCTCACCGGCTTCGGGGCCGTGCCGGGTCCGGCGCCGCAGGGGACCACCCAGGCCCCCACGCAGGCCGAACGGGACACCATCCTCCAGACCCTGACCCGCGTGTTCCAGCCGGGGACGGTGGACCCCGCCCTCTTCGCCCCCGAGTTCCTGGCGGCGGTGCCCGAGACGCAGCTCCGGGAGCAGTTCTCGGCGATCCGGGCTCAGTTCGGCGCCTTCGTCCGGGTGGACCTGACGGGCGACGTGCCCAGGGTGATCTACGAGCGCGGCGCCCTCAACGTCACGTCGCTCCGGGTGGATGCCCAGGGCCGCGTCACGGCGCTCACCATCACGCCGGAGGTCACCTTCACCTCCCTGGAGGAGGCGCGGGCCGCCTTCGCCGCGCTGCCGGGTCAGGTCAGCCTGCTCGTGCGCGAGGTGGGCACGGGCCGGACCCTGGCCGCCCTGAACCCGTCCCGGCCCCTCGCCGTGGGCTCGACGTTCAAGCTGGCGATCCTGGGTGAATTGCAGGCGCAGGTGGGGCGCGGCGAGCGGAATTGGACGGACGAGGTCACGCTGACGGACGCCGACCGGAGCCTCCCCAGCGGCACATTGCAGGACGCCCCGGCGGGCAGCCGCTACACCCTGCGGGACCTCGCCGCGCGGATGATCCGGGACAGCGACAACACCGCGACCGACCTGCTGCTGCGCGTGGTGGGCCGCCCCGGGGTGGAGGCGCGGCTGGGGCAGACCGCGATGCCGAACACACGAGAAGCCTTCGCGCTGAAAAACCCCGCCAACCTGGACCTGCTGCGCGCCTACCGCTCGGCGGGCCTGGACCGGGAGGCGCGGCGCAGGGTCCTCGCGCAGGCCGCCACGGCGCCGCTCCCGAACGCCGCGCTCTTTGCCCAGGGTCCCGTGGCGCGTGACGTGGAGTGGTTCGTGAGCACCGAGCGGCTCTGCGCCCTGATGGCGGACGTGGCGGCCCTGCCCGAGACGACCCTGAACCCCGGCGTGGCAAGTCCCGCCGACTTCGCCCGGGTGAGCTACAAGGGCGGCAGCGAGGGCGGGGTGCTGAACCTCACGACGCAGCTCACGAACAAGGCCGGGAAGACGTACTGCGTGAGCGCGACCTGGAACGACGCCCGCCTCTTGAACGACGATGGGTTCATCGCCCTGTACGGTGGCGTGCTGCGGCTGCTGCGCTGA